The genomic window AGGTATGATTGAACAAACTGTGCTGTAGCTTTATTGTGCCACACATGGCCTCATACTAAGCTCTGTAGATCCTTCATCTTAATGAAACACTGCTAGGATACTCTAAACCCAACATACATGCCAATAAAAATTCTCTCAGTCTTTCTGCAGAACActaagacagaaagagaaacaaagaaaTGGAGAGACAGAGCGAAATAGAAAGGGAGACCGTGCACAGCTGTGACTAATACTGAATTATCTActctgttactttctgtttacaGGCATTCTTAGCCTCGGCAATATTGTATTGTTTGCAATTAAATCTCATTTCAATTTGCACTACACAGATAGAGTCCTCCAGTGTTGAGCTGATGGGCCTCCACACATTCCCAAAACTATTCTGACATTACTGAAATTGTGTGTTTCCGATGGAGTCTTTATTCAGAAAGTGTATATGTTGGTTCGTTACTGCTGAAGGATGCACACCACACTGCTCTTAATGGTTAGGATTCATGCTTCGAGCAGCAGCAAGACACATCTctaattaataaaacacacatgaTCTAAACAGGTTCAGGTTCTTTAAATGCTCCTATATGCCAGCATGCCAGAGAGTGATTGAGATAATGACTAATGCATGCATAGTGCATGGATCACTCTGATGAGAGCAGAATAATGATGACAATGATGGTAATGTGATTATGACGAATAACTAAGTACTCGCTTCCTGTGGTGTATGAGGCAGGAGGGCAACGCTATGCTGTTAGAGATAAATATGTAGTTAAAGCACAATGAGAATCAAACGCATGATCACACGAAAGGACAAATAATCCAGGAAAAGAGCTCTAGATGGATTGTAAAGTTTCTTTAGAATGGAACTTCAAAGATTATGATAACAGGTGTAACTCGATATAAAAAACgaatttaaatttagtttgtgAACGGATGAAAAATGGAAATGTGTGAAAGAACATGCTACTCAGTCTTAAACAGCTACATTCCCCATCATTCTCTGTGACACCACAAGTATGAAAATGCTGCATCAGCTTCATAGCACACTACTCATtcacactactgtttaaaagttgacTGGATGCCACTGGAATGTAATCTATGATTCAATGAAGcttaataaaaattcaaatatgcacaaactgatcaaacacatcaTTGTTTTACCCAGACTGAAGGGGTAGGCTTATTTAGTTAGTGTTAATGGCTAACCACATATCGAACATATCTACACACATCTacatttcacttcacttcattataCAGAAAGCTAGTATATTGCTCTCTTTAAAAGGTCATACTGTCACGCTAGTTCTGCTGGTATTGTGTTGTTTGTACCACATATTACCTTTAACATGTGCAACGAAAACCTACGTATATGACTGAGAAACAACACTGTGAAAATTTTCAGTTGGTGTGTGATCTAAGCACCTATTTACACATCTGAAAACATGAATTCATGAACTCAAGACATTTAAAAGAATTACAAAATCTAATGCCAAAATCAATATGGCCCTTAAAAACAGAGCGAGAAAGGAAATGGATATTAACATTATCATCACATTACGTatgaacacatttaattattacctgcagaattaaatataaaaatttacacACAGGCAAGAACACGGTCCCCCCATCCTAAAGAAGTCACAGAACAGACTTTTTGCTCTGTTTTAGCACATTAGTCTATCTATCAGCAGACTGATATTTTATACATGAGCTGGGGGAtggatgcatttaaataaaagttcATAGGTTTGTGCAATACAAGTAAAGCTGTTGAGTTTTTGTTTGCTGCAAAATAGTTATATCATTCATGCATGTTTGTTAGTAAAACCTATAGTTCCAGAAGTCATTTGTGTTTAGCTGTGAGTGCTCTAGCACAGTCTGGAACTCATCTGTGTATGTTTACTGTTGTCCACAACTCATTCCTGAGGAACAAAGGAACAGTCGAACCTCACTGAAGTAAGCAACACTAGGGATTTCAGCCAAAGAAAAGCTTAATGACTGTCACATGTGCCGTCATGGagataatgaaaatatttaagaCTGTTACGAAAATGAatgttgacaaataaaaaaaaacatgaaaacatgaagaTAGGACTAGAAAAATAGCACTGCTAGATTATGATGCATCAATATTATTGAAAAAGAGTCAATTAAAGGAATAGCTGCATGAGGTGAAGAGACGAACTCTAAAAAACTGAAGCCCATTCTGTGCCACCTCCTATGAGATTAATCAGAGAGGCTATCCTAGACACACAACATAAATGTACAATTGCAACTTCTACATGCACGAAAGGATGCAAATACAAGTTAACTAATgcccgcgtttccaccgaaattacctggaacatttgtaccaggaactttttttcccaggaactttttccccccagacctgttgctttctgcgtttccaccgcggtgtaaagtaccgggtagattaggcaaatagactggtgacgtaggtctgcacgcgtttctcaatacaaagtaccgctgatttaaaaaaaaaaaaaaacagattttggacgtgcatcatcggtagttagttctgacttcgtgcattcgactggggagtgtgatgtccgcgacgacacgaatcctgtaattttcctctctgtatatttacaataaaatgaaataggatatcaaataccactgcctcctttggttttcatttaagcataataacagctgcagaaatgtacttagttcatggatatgtgtatatgcagctattacaatgaaacgaaatattatagaaatttgccttttttaattttaattttaacatatagataaattgaatacagaccaaagaaaacctgttagatttaccccgcagctgaattatatgttatgttttaaccactaaagacacatcagagtcagcggcacatatcagaaggtctagccgaagtGAGGCTGCTCTcagcggatagatgatcactgagctcccgctgattgccGTGAGCTCActgtctacgagatcggcgaaacatttttaaaataggtgctgtctttataaataaaccatagatttgagttttaaacaactacattctcggctgaaatatttttaaaattacatttcatgacacaacaacagtaatattttgaaaatgttgatccaaataaatggtggttgaaatcacaatgctgcgtgaactcaaccaatcagcatgtttagcgccaaagtcccgcccccgaaagtttcagaactttgaaaaagtaccacctcgccagcagaaactttctgaggggcatttttttacccggaactttatttagttcctggttcctgcactGGAAACACCActaagtaccaggccaaagtccctagttcctgagTAAAGTTTCTGCGGTGGAAACACGGCATAAAGCTAAGTTGATATTTCCAGAGAGTGTAACGCCTGCTGTGGATGTGCTCTTCCCAAAGCAGTGCGCTGAAACATGGGCAAGGAAAGCAAAAAGAATTCACGACATTCAATAATGTTCCCGTTATACATGttgaaatactgttaaaaaaaataattctaagagccaaaaaaaaaaaaaactattgcattATTAAGATCATCCGAATTTTTGAAAAGAGACACCAAAGCAATATTACCGTCTCAACTAACACAGCAATTATCATTAATATCAGGCATTGCATTTGAGCTGAAACTGTGAATAAAATCCACCCTGCAGCTCCTTGCTAGTGAGTTAATAAACTCAGACAAACACATCATCTAGTAGAATGATCAGATATATATACCCATAACAACTAATGCGCAAGTGAACTTGACCGTATACTGATGTGTAATTTATTGTGGATGCGCTCTTCCCTTAAAAGCGCACTGAAAAACGGGCCACTAAAGCACAAAGAATTTACAATATTCTATAACAATCATGTTCTCATTGTAATGTTATGTATGTGACAGAGTGATGCTGCACATATTGCACTTAACTGTATTTAATGATCAAATTGATTCCAGGCCTAACAAATCAGACCTCAGATACCGcccaaaatcagaaaaaaaagacaaacatcaTTTCAGGGCGATCTTCGTTTTATGATTAATCTCGCTGTCATGTCTCGAGTACTTGTGACCATTCCTGAAccttaataagaataaaaatcatCTTTCTAAaacattgcaaaataaatgtacaaataaagtaattattgTAACTATCATATattcacacatacatatacacacatacatatatatacatacatataaatatatgagtaaataaaataattatgagcAGTACATTTCCACAACTCTAGCTATTTGGACCACTGCAATGTGTGCTCTAGAGAATTTGGGTGCCATAGTGTGTACTCATGATTTCAACACTATGCAAATGACAGTGAGAGAGACAGTTTGGGAAATGAGAGACAGACTGTGGTTGGTTGTGGGGATTGGCAGTCTATTTGAACATCACTCCTCAGGCAAACGAACACACGAATGCCAAACCAGCCAACACCATTAAAATGCTAATGTAGAGAAAAATGGGTCCGCACATCTCTACAGTTGCCGTACATCACACAGATCTACAGATACACACTGTTCTAAAAAAACACACCACTAAAATATGCATGAACATACACTCGCCTCGCTATCAAAATCTCAAAAACTCACCAAGACTCGTAGGTTTAATGAGCTCATCCAGTACATCATAGAATGGAAGCCGTTGAAGTTTGACATCAGGGTGTACGGGATGCAGGTTCGTGGGGAGGCGGGGCAGTCCCAGCTCGTGTTTGGGCCCGAGAAGGGAGATTGGGAGCAGAGGGGATGGGGGCGCTCTGTGCCCATCAAATCCCAACTGTGTGAGGCCAGGGGGCAAAGAGGCAGCGGTGGGGTGGACTCCAGGCAGGGCCAACTCTGTTGGGGACACCAGCTTGGTGGGAAAGCGTCGTCTGTAGAGCTCCTTGATCTTCATCTGGACGGCAGGGCTGCAGCCGGCTTTAAGGAGGTGTAAGGCTTTAGTCAGGAGCTCGTGCTTTCGTCCATGTTTGTTTCTGCCTGCGTAGCCCAGAAGAACCTGCAGCTCTGACACCCGCAGGCTCATCACCATTTGCTACAggagaaggaaagaaagagagcGGCAGAAATTAACACGCACATGCTGAGCCAACTCGATCACAACATCACACTTCCAGCGCCAAACACACTTCATTTGCATAGGCCAAACTGTTTACTgggcaaacacacatacacatactcacAGCTCAGACACTCATCAGAAGGcacacacaaaccaaaacacactcaaatacaaacacatctctcacacagacacacacacaaatgttccCTCAGGCTAGGATAGTTCAGTAATGGTCTAAGCTAGCagccccaaacacacacaaacacaacggaAGTGTCACATTCCACAGGCAAGAAAACGAGACGGAAAAACAAACAATGCAGAGCAAAGACAGGTAATGAACACACTACCATTCTTAATAATAAACCATTCTTCTCACATGCTATCTATTtgactgatgtgtgtgtttcctgGCGAGGTTGCAGAGATGGTCTTGTCATTTCTCAATATGCGTTTTTATGCGACTTTAGCAAATTAGCTCAAAAggcaaatattattaattaatcacaccttgatataaataattataaatatttggaTCCAACTAATGGAATTAATATTAGCGATAGCGAACACCCGGTGTTAATCATTATTAATtctaagaaatgtttatttaccGTGTATAGAAAATAACATACTTGTTATACAATACTATTCAAAGCATGTAGccaaaatctgcatgattagagACTCTGAGATACAAacaagactttattaactacactAAACACTTAAactttctaacacacacacacacatagttcgGATAGAGAGCTTAAGCAGAGTATAGGAAATCAAGCAGTTATAGTATTGAGATTCAGCAGATCAACAGCCTTGAGCAAACCATCAAAACCACCGTTTCTTAGTTCTAACACACCCTTCTTTAAAATGGATGGGACTACttaatttaattgatcaaataatGAGACTTGCATACTTGCATGTATTGTCTGTTTGAAAAAAAGTGTCCTGATGCAGTTTGTTGAGGCTCTAGTTGATCTTGGCTGAATTTTTTCTTGATGAAAGAGAACCAGCTGAAGTCTGAGGATCTTTGctgaatggaaagtcaaggccACAGCCTGGCACAAACTTAGGAGTCATTGGAAGACTTCTAGCACAATCTAAACTCTGACCTAATCTTGTGATCAGTGATCTCTAAAGTGTGTAGATGTCACATCCTCAGGATTTGACtgagccaatgaggaatggtaACTCTGGAGGGACATTTTTGTCTTCTATAAGGGTGTTTTGCAAATGAAATAGGATTGGCTGTTGAAGAAAAAAATCTTCAAGATTCTTATAATACTAATGTGTCACAGAGTaagataaatgtaatgtaaataaacaaataggaAATATAATTTGGAGCTCACAAATGCCAAGCAGACATATGTGCGTTCTTgcttatttaaagggatactccactccaaaatgaaattgttgtcattaatcacttgtttaatgacaaaattttctttaagtaataataaaacattgattCAAGGTGTACTATATAGGAAAACCACTATCAAAGAACATATGATTATATAGGATACATGATTGCACATGTCTCAGTGAATTGTAGACACAAAGTTCTGGATTATGCATGTTTATTCATAGAATGGTATGTCTATGAATTCATGAGGTGGAAAGAGTGTCTTTCAAAGGGTCTGTTCCATTGCACATAGCATCTTTCCACATACTTTTTAGCAATAAAGAGTCTTATCAGATGGTAGCTCTGGTAACTGAGCCCTCTTAGAGTGATAGATTACTTTCAGGGGATGGTTCACGGAACTCACAGAGTgggttttaaagattattttttaaatataacaaataattgtgTGTCTGATCGGCCCAGCCGTTCTCATATAGTACATCATCCTCAAAGGTCAAAGTTCAATTACAACACtcaagaacacaaataaagactACACAGATGTGTTCTTGATATCGAGGATGCACCAAATACAGGCGAGAGAAGCAAACTGTAAGAAATTCCAGATGGAAGCTTGCAAGCTGTTAAACTTTGTTTCATGCATGCAAAAGCATGACTGCTTGTGAAAGTAAACATGTCGTTTATTTTTGCAGTAATCTTATAGTGAAAAAGACCTGAAGAAAGCCTGCAGTGTTTTTTAGTGGCATATTAAAAAGAATCTTAACATTGACAGAGCACTATTTACACAAATACatgcagtaaaataaaaagaatgcaaGTATTTAATTAGTTAAGATGACGCCTCGATCTGTGATTTTATTGTGCATTGGGTGGTACTGTCCTGCTATTTAAAATGTGCTAGGATGGTCAGATGAGCAACAAGACATCTCCATTCTCACAAAGATGCTTTGTGTGTCCTCGTGTCATTCTGAGGTTGTTCTTTGAGGGTAGCCTGGCAAGACCGGTCTCCATGAGAATGCAAGCCCATTGTCTGCCTTCTTAGAATTGAGAAACAtcctctgtcatcatttactcaccggcATGTCAGTCCAAACCTGTAAAGAAGTGAAAAACGTGCCAGTAtatgtccatacaatgaaattcaGTGGGGTTCAGTGTTGCTATAGACCCCACTGGCTTTCACTATATAGaccaaaacagtaaaaatatgttTCAGAATATCATTTCATGTTTCACAGGTGAAAGTTATACAGGTATAATgccataagggtgagtaaatgatgacagaattagaaTGTGGGGTGGAACTATACGTTTAACCATTTACGTTTTGAAACTGCTATATTCCTAAGCAACTTCTGTTTGCATTCTTTCCTGTGTAAATATATGTTAGTTTCTCCTTTGGACAAGACATTAGTTTAGAATAAACCAGACAATGAAAAAAGCTTACAATGCACTGATTAACAACTCAATCCCTGTGCTGCACACAAGAACAAATCGGAACAGATGCGCATACAACTAAGAGCCTGCCAGACAGTCCTGAATAAAACACATGATGCATTTCTGCTTTAAAATGAGGAGAAGATAGcagaggagaaagaaagagacaacagtgggcatgagagagagagagagagagagagagagagagagagagaaatatatatatgggGGAAGGGCAGAGATATGAGCTACCCAGCTTCCAAACCAAATGaatttgaacacacacacgcagacacacacacacacacacacacagagagagatggcTCAAGTAAAAATCCTCAGCAGGCATAATGCTGTTTGAAAGCATAGTCTGTCGAAAAAATGTGTAGTGACTGCAGCTTACAAGAATGACTCAAATTTCCCCCTATAATAAGCGCTGCTATAATTGTCATgcacattttatcagtaaagctggttctgtgattagtagtaaatctccatcacctgttttcaggtggagcagcattcactacacagagctgtagttctctgacaagctattCAGAATCGCTTTCATAATCACAGAcgatttaattgtaaaaatatgaaatCGACAAAATTGTCAATTTTGACAAAAGCTGACTGCGTATCTTCtctgtgaactacggctctgtgtagtaaatgctgctccatctgagagcatgtgaaaacaccacatttaataacattttaactccaaactcacttcataacgtcagacaagtgtttgaaataaaatctgtgagatgatgtggcttcttaaacagaataattaaggcCCATAATATTCAATTGTATACTAAGCAGTGATAGTACTTGTACTTGTATTATGATGAAAATTGTAATAAGAagatcacagaactgtgcttcactAAAGAGATGCATGATAATCGCTGCTTCTGCCTTATCGCGATTCATCGCCTTTGCGATTTAATtccgattaattgtgcagctctaCCTATAACGGCCCATAACAATCCAATCAGTCATTAATTCACTTACTGATCCAtcatacttgtgtgtgtgtgtgtgtgtgtgtttgtgtgtgtgtgtgtgagagagagaaagagagagagagagaatgagaatgtATGTTTGGGCTTATGAGTCTGAACAGTTCAAATGAAATggggaaaaagagaaaaagagagagatggaggttCCTGACCATGAGCGCACACATTGCATCTGTCAACTGCTTCAAATGTCTGTCAGTTCTCTCTCTGAGGCACACTTGCTTTTTCACATATCCAGGGTGTCAAAGTACAGTCTTGTTTTAACAATCAAATAATGCAATAATGAGTGTACTGAAGACATCCTGAAAAAATAAGCTCAGGTCCAATCATAATAAAGGAGTTAGCGGTGATTAAATTACATTCCAGGAATCAGATATCATAGGGAGTGAGACGCATTGTGAAGCATTTTGTAGATCCACACTGAACCCAAATCTGATGCATATATAAACAGACAGCAGGATGTTTACCGCTTACAGCCTACTGTATTTAACCACATTTTGATGTTGTTTGAGCTGGAAGTCATGTGGGTACAAGACTTGTTGTCAAATCAGCTCAGACAGTTCGCAACGTGGTTGGAAAAGTTCTGTATTGATGCTATGTATGAGAAGGAAAGCCTTAAAAGGAATGCTTTGAGACACTTTTGAGACCCTTCATATAATGTCAACACACCACTTGACAGTTGCAGTATTAAGTCTAGAAAACCATGATtcaaattagattaaaatacagAATTCACCAAGCACCTTTGTGAGCAGCCAAGAGTATACCTGCATGACATTCATGTTTGGTTCACATGAATTTCATTCCTCTGACTTTCCTCACCAAAGTAAACCGCCCACATatcgctctctctcactctctctctctctctctctctctctctctctcctacactCAAAACCCTCATCACAGCCCAGTGGGTCTAATGTTATACAGCCATTAACAACCAACTAATACAGCAAATGTCACACAACACCAAACCTCAGGTGTCAGCAAGTAAAGGTCCAGGTTGTGCAAGTGTCTTCGTCAGATACGGCCACCCTGCTGAGGTTTTTCCTGCACAACGCTGTGTCATATGAGTTTGAAAGTGGTTCAACAGCACCAGCAGCACTCTAAAACCCACAGAGAAGAGAAACAAAGATGTGCACTTGATGTCTGCAGAGTCGATCAGCTTTGTTCAAATAGTTAACTGATATGAATAATAGGTTGAGTGCTAAAAAAATGTCTACAAAGCTAATTCATTCTTTCCAATTACCTGTAAAGTGGACTTAATGGTATCTTCCCATCAGACTACAAATCATAGGGAGCATGCATGTTGAGGTACTACATCATCACAGTCAGGAAATATTTCATGTAAAATTTCACTGAAGCACCGTATTTCCTGTACTTCCagatggaagtgatcatcccgaTCACCTCGGAGTGTGGACTTGAGTGAGCAGGGCACGTGCGTGCCATTATGTAGACATTTTGGAATGCACTTGGCAAAGGGAGCGACAATTTcagatcacttccatttggaatttgcccgTGAACCATGAGGTACACGATACGCATACCATAACACCCCTATTATAGCTTTTAACATTATCATCACTGTAAgacacactatcattcaaaatgttggggtctgtaagagtttttaatgttttagaaagaagtgtcttatgctcaccgagatagcatttattggatcaacaatacagtaaaaacagtactagtgtgaaatattattacaattagaaAAAATCTGTACTCCACTTTATTTTGGTGATTCCAGTCTTCAGTAAAATACATGATcttttttagaaatcattcttatttgctgatttgaaacttttattatcaatgatgaaaacattttttccctaatatatatatatttttatggaaaccatgaaaCATCTTTTTCTGGATTTTCATTGGATTTTGGGGGggaaaataatttaatgtcttttttttaattgtcttatAACAATGTCAGTTCTGATCAATCTTTTGCATGCATGTTAAATGTCTTACTGACCCCACGCTTTTGGATAGTaatgaatttaagactttttcagactttaattaaaataataaataaactaataaactgactaaccttttattttagtttttttttagtttatatgaATAACATACGCAAATAAATTCAAACATAtacaagtaaaataatcatgatcATGTTCCATCATCATCCCCCAAACACCTAATCCATGTGACCATGTGTCTGACTCTGATATAGTTCCACAGAATGAACTGTGCCATGAAATCCCCTGCACAGTGTGTAGGGAGCAGTGAAGACTGTGTAGGGAGTCTGTGAATCCGAATGCAGCTGGAATCTGACCATCTACTGAGGAAGTCCGTGTATTTATAAATCCATCCAAAACAAATAGAATAAAGGTTATGACTGCTCAGCGTACAACCAAAAAGAACCTACATTATTTTCTTCTCTGAGGCTAATTTATGGGTTGGTGCAGTTGTCTCGGGGGCAACATA from Carassius auratus strain Wakin unplaced genomic scaffold, ASM336829v1 scaf_tig00216205, whole genome shotgun sequence includes these protein-coding regions:
- the LOC113097370 gene encoding E3 SUMO-protein ligase PIAS1-like, producing the protein MVMSLRVSELQVLLGYAGRNKHGRKHELLTKALHLLKAGCSPAVQMKIKELYRRRFPTKLVSPTELALPGVHPTAASLPPGLTQLGFDGHRAPPSPLLPISLLGPKHELGLPRLPTNLHPVHPDVKLQRLPFYDVLDELIKPTSLGEFLRF